In Desulfovibrio sp., the sequence ACGAACCGGGCATTTTTCCAACCAGGCGAAGTGGACCGGAAACCAGTCTGCTCCCACACGCCCGGGCGAGCCCGCGAATGAGCCCGGTAAACAAGATGTGGTGGGGAATGAACAGGGCGTACCAGTAGACAAGTCCGGACAGGCCGCGAGGCTGAAAGCGATTACGGAGTGTGACCCGGCTGCATCCGCCAGTTTCAGGTTCCAGGGCGATCTCCAGAGCGCCTTCGCCAGGAGATTTCATCATCGATAAAAGGGTCAACTTGTTCGGTGGCGAGTTCTCCCAAACCCGGAAGCAATCCAGGTAATCCCCTTTCACCAGGTGTTCCGGGTCGCGCCTTCCCGCACCCAGGCCCGCTCCTCCGCACAAACGGTCCATGCCGGCGCGAATCTTCCAGAGAAAGTTCGCAAAATACCACCCACGCTCGCCTCCGATGGATTCCAGAAAAGGCCAGACTGTTTCCGGCGGTGCATTAAGCACTGCCTGGAAGCACATTTCGTGAACCGTTCCCCCGGCATAGGGAACGTCTCCGCATACCACCCACTCAGGAGGCTGGACCAAGCCCGCGTCTGCCCAACAGCTGGGGACGAGACGATCCTTGAGCTCCCGCCGGGCCGCCATGAAGGTTTCACGGCAGCTTTGCAGCGGCACAGGGATGATCTGGCGGATGCGGCTTTCACGGCAGACCACCTCGTTTTTGAGTCCCTCAATCAGGGGTCTCGCTACAGAAGGCGGTACGGGGGTGACGAGGCCGATCCATAACCCAGACAGCCAGGGGGAGAGAAAGGGCACCGGGATGATGAGACGTTTTCCGAGCCCAGCCACCTGGGCGTAAAGCTGGAACAGGTCCGCATAGGTGAGAATGTCTGGCCCGCCTATGTCGTAGGTTTGTCCTGCGGTCTCCGGGTGCTCCAGGCAACCGGCCAGGTAGTCGAGCACGTTGCGGATTGAGATCGGCTGGCAACGGGTGTGCACCCAGCGTGGAGTTATCATTACCGGCAGGTGCTCCACCAGGGAGCGAAGCAGTTCGTACGAGGCGCTGCCCGCTCCCAGGATGGCCGCCGCGCGCAGGTACGTGACCGGCACCGGGCTTGAGGACAGGGCCTTGGCTGTATCCATTCGTGAACGAAGATGATGGGACAGGTCGGCATTTTCGTCGCCAAGGCCGCCCAGGTAGATGATGCGCGAGACGCCCGCTTCCGCGCAAGCCCTTGCGAAAGTGCGGGCGGAATTAAGATCTGCCGAAGCGAAATCTTTGCCAGCCGATCCCATGGAGTGGACCAAATAGTACGCCGCATGGCAACCTTCCAGGGCTGCGCGGAGGCTTTGATAGTCGCGGACGTCGGCCTGGACCAGCTCACAGGATGGATGGGAAGCAAAGGGCCGGCAAGCCAGCTTGTCGAGCGAGCGGGCTCCAGCCCTTACGCGCCACCCTCTTTCCAACAGCAACGGAACGAGCCTTCCGCCAACATAGCCGGTGGCCCCTGTCACAAAGAGTGTGCCCGCATCATCTGTCGTGGTCATCATGGCATCCATCCGGGGTTGTTGGTGGAATATTCCATATATGTAGTCATGGCGGCTGAAAGGAGTCCAGGGTTTTCAGTGATAACTCTTGGCTCCTTTGCGAAACGTGCAGCAGCCGAGACGGCTTGACAAGGCTCAAGCCGGGATTATCCCAGAGTTTGCTGAAAAGGTTGTCCGTTTCAACCTCGAACCCAATTCTGGTTCAGCCTCTATGAGCTTTACTTTTTCTGGGCGCTAAGCCAACTCTTTCGCGCATGCACGAAGTCACCCTAGCATCTCATGCTCTTAGCTAAGACAACCCCCAATTCAATATGAAGAAGAATCACCAAGGTGATGTTTCATTCGTTACGAAAAGCGCCGGGCAGTTCGTACGCCTGCTCCGATTAAAATGGCTTACGCTTTTGCGTATAAAGAAAACTCCTCATGAAATAGCTCTTGGTTTTGCATTCGGTGTCTTCTTTGGCTTTATTCCAATAATTCCGTTCCAGTCCATCTGGGCCATAGGTTTATGTTGGATATTCGTAGGGAGCAAATTGGCCGCTTTCGCAGGGGCCTGGGTATCCAACCCGGTAACTGTTACTCCACTGTTCACAGCGTTCTATTTTGTTGGCAAGCTTGTTTTACCAGAACTCGATCTGGATTCTCCCCCTTCCATCCTCCATTCGGATTGGCTTGACTGGGATTTCTTCCTGGACACCGGGTGGAAGCTTGCCTTGATTCTCAACACTGGTGGAATAGTGTTAGGGGTTCCAGCCGCCTTACTCTCGTACTTCCTCGCTCATTTTTTTGTGAAAAAATATCAGGGCCGCAAGGGCGGCAGCCCAAGCACGGGGTATGGACAACCCCCAAGCCAGGATTATTAGATGACTGCAGGTGAAAATGCCCGTTGAAACCTCGAACCCAATTCAGGGTGAGCAAGAAGGAGAAGGTGACTCGATTATCCGACCAGACTATTGCCACACTTGAACTCACACTCGACTGGCAGTGCCTAGAAGCTGCCCATCGTGAACGTTTCCTCGCCCGTAAGGTCAACCCCTGGCGTGACATCTTCCCGCCTGGGCTGCAGGATGCCCTGACCGGCCTTGAGGCGGGCCAGTCTGCCAAGATGGATTACGCTCCTGGCCAGGCCATCTCGGATTACGATCCATCTCTTGTCTATCATTTGCCCGAAAGTGCGTTTTCCATCTCATCGCTCAACGGATGAGGGATTGTGCCCAGGGACGGCCGGTACTACCCTCGCGGGTTGTTTGCCGGGCTGCCCGGAGTATTTCCCCAGGATACACGCCCCGCTCGTGTCCTCCAAGCCGGGCCGGACGGTTTGGTGGTTGACCTGAACCATCCCTTGGCCGGGAGGGCGACCAGCCTGACGGCCCGCGTCGATTCCGTAACCCCCAAAAGGTCTGACACAGGCGGCAGGCTTTCCCATTGGCTGGAAGAGATGGCTGATTTTGGCCCAGGGATGCAGGCGAGACGATGCGTGGGAGTGCCCACGGATTTCAGCGGTCCTGAAGGTCCGGCGCGCTTGGACGAGACGGACGATGCCCTTTTCTACTCGAAGGCCCGCCTGATTGGCCATGTGGATTCCCAGGCATCGATAAACCTTTGCGACATATACTCAAAGAGGCTTCAACCCGGAGACAAGGTTCT encodes:
- a CDS encoding DUF2867 domain-containing protein; its protein translation is MTTTDDAGTLFVTGATGYVGGRLVPLLLERGWRVRAGARSLDKLACRPFASHPSCELVQADVRDYQSLRAALEGCHAAYYLVHSMGSAGKDFASADLNSARTFARACAEAGVSRIIYLGGLGDENADLSHHLRSRMDTAKALSSSPVPVTYLRAAAILGAGSASYELLRSLVEHLPVMITPRWVHTRCQPISIRNVLDYLAGCLEHPETAGQTYDIGGPDILTYADLFQLYAQVAGLGKRLIIPVPFLSPWLSGLWIGLVTPVPPSVARPLIEGLKNEVVCRESRIRQIIPVPLQSCRETFMAARRELKDRLVPSCWADAGLVQPPEWVVCGDVPYAGGTVHEMCFQAVLNAPPETVWPFLESIGGERGWYFANFLWKIRAGMDRLCGGAGLGAGRRDPEHLVKGDYLDCFRVWENSPPNKLTLLSMMKSPGEGALEIALEPETGGCSRVTLRNRFQPRGLSGLVYWYALFIPHHILFTGLIRGLARACGSRLVSGPLRLVGKMPGSCRIPGQK
- a CDS encoding DUF2062 domain-containing protein; amino-acid sequence: MKKNHQGDVSFVTKSAGQFVRLLRLKWLTLLRIKKTPHEIALGFAFGVFFGFIPIIPFQSIWAIGLCWIFVGSKLAAFAGAWVSNPVTVTPLFTAFYFVGKLVLPELDLDSPPSILHSDWLDWDFFLDTGWKLALILNTGGIVLGVPAALLSYFLAHFFVKKYQGRKGGSPSTGYGQPPSQDY